In Archangium violaceum, the following are encoded in one genomic region:
- a CDS encoding flavin-containing monooxygenase, with translation MSDFQSNRPEGGAKPASNVDAVIVGAGFAGLYMLYRLRQLGLSVRVYEAGSGVGGTWFFNRYPGARCDIESLDYSYSFSRELEQEWKWTERYATQPEILRYINHVADRFELRRDIQFDTRVTAAVFDEATNRWAIQTDDGASVSARFCIMATGCLSAAKVPDFKGLESFKGRWYHTGRWPHEAVDFTGQRVGVIGTSSSGVQVIPIVAEQAAHLFVFQRTPSFSVPARNAPIDPAYESWMKANYAEYRRKARESRAGVVMDVNEKSALDVSPEEREREYTARWKKGGTGFLGAFSDLRIRRESNETAAEFVRARIRATVRDPAVAEALLPRTYPLGTRRLCVDTHYYETFNRDNVTLVDVKTSPIEELTPKGLRTRSAEYALDIIVFATGFDAMTGALLNIDIRGRGNATLKQKWADGPRTYLGLAIAGFPNLFTITGPGSPSVFSNTLVSIEQHVDWLTDCITYLREHRLERIEATVEAEDGWVAHARELVERTLFPLADSWYIGANIPGKPRVFMPYVGGVGAYRQKCDAVAARGYEGFTLTR, from the coding sequence ATGTCTGACTTTCAGTCGAATCGTCCGGAGGGCGGCGCGAAGCCCGCCAGCAACGTCGACGCCGTCATCGTCGGGGCCGGGTTCGCGGGCTTGTACATGCTCTACCGCCTGCGCCAGCTCGGTCTATCGGTGCGGGTCTACGAGGCGGGCAGTGGGGTCGGTGGTACGTGGTTCTTCAACCGCTACCCGGGGGCGCGCTGCGATATCGAGAGCCTGGACTACTCCTACTCGTTCTCGCGCGAGCTCGAGCAGGAGTGGAAGTGGACCGAGCGGTACGCCACCCAGCCGGAGATCCTGCGCTACATCAACCACGTCGCGGACAGGTTCGAGCTCCGCCGGGACATCCAGTTCGACACGCGAGTGACCGCCGCTGTCTTCGACGAGGCGACGAACCGGTGGGCGATCCAGACGGATGACGGAGCCAGCGTGTCCGCCAGGTTCTGCATCATGGCGACGGGTTGCCTGTCCGCGGCGAAGGTGCCGGACTTCAAGGGGCTCGAGAGCTTCAAGGGCAGGTGGTACCACACGGGCAGATGGCCGCACGAAGCCGTCGACTTCACCGGCCAACGCGTCGGTGTCATCGGTACGAGCTCGTCCGGCGTCCAGGTCATCCCCATCGTCGCCGAGCAGGCGGCCCACCTCTTCGTCTTCCAGCGGACCCCGAGCTTCAGCGTCCCCGCGCGCAATGCGCCCATCGACCCGGCCTATGAGTCGTGGATGAAGGCGAACTACGCCGAATACCGGCGCAAGGCCCGCGAGTCGCGAGCCGGGGTCGTCATGGACGTCAACGAGAAGTCCGCGCTGGACGTGTCGCCCGAGGAGCGGGAGCGCGAGTACACGGCCCGATGGAAGAAGGGCGGCACCGGATTTCTCGGCGCGTTCTCGGACCTGAGGATCCGCCGGGAGTCCAATGAAACCGCCGCCGAGTTCGTTCGAGCCCGGATCCGAGCAACGGTCCGCGACCCGGCCGTCGCCGAGGCCCTGCTGCCCAGGACCTATCCCCTGGGCACCAGGCGCCTGTGCGTCGACACCCACTATTATGAGACCTTCAATCGGGACAACGTCACCCTGGTCGACGTAAAGACGTCGCCTATAGAGGAGCTCACTCCCAAGGGACTTCGGACCCGGAGCGCGGAGTACGCGCTGGACATCATCGTGTTCGCGACGGGCTTCGATGCCATGACGGGCGCCTTGCTCAACATCGACATCCGTGGGCGAGGCAACGCGACACTGAAGCAGAAGTGGGCCGACGGCCCACGCACGTACCTTGGCCTCGCCATCGCTGGCTTCCCGAACCTGTTCACCATCACCGGTCCCGGCAGTCCCTCCGTGTTCAGCAATACGCTCGTATCCATCGAGCAGCACGTGGACTGGCTCACGGACTGCATCACCTATTTGAGGGAGCACCGTCTCGAGCGAATCGAGGCGACCGTCGAAGCGGAGGACGGGTGGGTTGCACACGCCAGGGAGCTGGTGGAGCGCACGCTCTTTCCCCTGGCGGACTCCTGGTATATCGGGGCGAACATCCCAGGCAAGCCACGTGTCTTCATGCCCTATGTCGGTGGTGTCGGGGCATACAGGCAGAAGTGTGATGCCGTCGCGGCCCGGGGCTACGAGGGCTTCACCCTGACGAGGTGA